DNA from Candidatus Babeliales bacterium:
AAAAAACTTTGTGGATTGAGTCTACTTTGTTTAATTTCAGACAGATGAGCACCAAGCTTTCCCGTAAAAAACTGTTCACCCTCTTTACCATGACAAAAACCATAAGAATAGTAAAATCGCTCCTTTTCACCACCACCTGAATAGCCCTCAGGCTTCCACCCGGCCCCACATGAACCGCACAGTTTATCCGTAAATATACCGTGTTCGGCCCAGTAAACTTTTTCTGCTGTATACAATGAACCAAGATTCATAAAAGCCTCGGCACGTTTTGCCTTTGCCAAGTAGCGCATAAAACTCGGTGTGGCAATCATAGAAAGAAGTGCAACAATAGCAACAACGACCATGAGCTCCAATAGAGAAAAGCCTTGCTTCTTACTCATTAGGACCCTCCCGCATATGTTAGTCTGGTTTTACAACATCACCCTACAAACATAACCCCCGCAATTTTTTCTAACTCTTCAATCGGATATGCTCCTTGCCTAACAACTTTGATCTTTGAACCGCTACAGTCAAGAATTGTTGAAGGCTTCTTAAAAGCATCACCAATTGGCCCATCTATTAATGCCGCAGCTTCCTGCACTATTTCAGGATTAAGGTCTTTTATCTGTGTCGGAACAAAATCACCTGCCCTATTTGCACTAGTAGAAAATAACCCTCTAAAATGTTTCGCAACCGCACGAAGACCTTCATGATTAGGAATCCGAACAGCAACCGCATGCAAATCACTTGTAATAAATGACTCTAAACTGTCATGTGCAGGAATAATCAATGTTACCGGACCAGGCCATGCACGATCAATCAACGCCTGGACCGATCGAGGCAAATGTGGACGAGCAAATGCGTATGCTTGCTTTGGAGAATCAACAAGAATAAGATATGGCTTTCCAGATCGCTGCTTAATATGGTTTAAACGTTCAAATCCTTTTTTTGTTACCGGCGCAAGCAATCCAATGACAGTATCAGATGCGCCAACAAGCACCTTATCTTGTTTGAGCAACGACGCAACTGTCTGCCAATCACGAACATTATTCCAATGCAACATTTTGCTATTCATTTTCTGATCTTTTGTAAATATAAAAATAGGCCCACTACAATATAATTTCTCCTTTGACATTTTCAGAATATATCCTATTTTTAGCTCCGTGTCATATTGAACCTTGCATCAGACAAAAATAAATGTTCGTAGGTGGAGAAATACAATGGCCACAATTGTAAAACAGGCGGCTCAGAGTAAAAATATTGTCCAAGCACATCGTTCCTACGAAGATATTATTCATTTTCTCGATACAAATTGGCACACAAAAACATCTCATTCACTCGACGCAATCAGACAACTAGACGCTCTTTTGGATTACCCGTCCCGAGCACAACACACTATTCTCATCAGTGGTACAAACGGAAAAAGTTTAACCGCACATTTTCTCACATCATTGTTGCATGAAGAAGGCATCACCGCTGGCATATATACGGCACCACATATACACACATATAATGAGCGGCTTTCTTTGCGCAACGAACATATCAGTAATGAACTGTTTACACAGTTTGGCAATAGCATTTTGACTATCGCAGAACACGAAAAGATTAATCTTTCATCTTCAGAATTGCTCACGCTTATGGCCCTCTTATATTGCAAGCATGCTGGCGTCGATGTCGCTGTACTAGAGGTTGCAACATACGATGCCGACCCAACCTTTGTATGTACACCACAAATCATGGCAATTACACGCCTCACCGAAACTAGTGAGATCCACCAACAACAAACCGCGCAGATAATGCAGACCCTCACACGCGCGCTTTCAAAAGATAGTTGGGTTGTCTCTGCCGATCAAAGCAAATTAAATCTGCAAATCATGGCTGACTGTATACAGCAGCATGGCTGCAACTGGGCAATGCCTATCAGAAAACTAACCGCACTACCATATCCGTTTGAGCAACTTCATGGACGTGCAGCTGCGCTCGCAGAACGCATTGCACATCTATATGTCACCAATTTCGTACTGCCACATGAGACAATTGTAAACGAAAGTTTATTGGTAAAGCCTAAGGGGCATCGTGGGCGTCCAACACTAGAAGCAAAAAGGAACTCAGAGTTAAATCCACGTCGCTCACTCACCAACTTCTGGCAAGAAACAGCAACACCACCAACAGGTCGATTTCAAATCATCGAACAAGAGCATCCAACCGTTCTTCTTGATAATGCAAGTAATCTTGATGCGCTTAAAAATCTTCTTCTTGGCATTCGTTTACTCCACTATCAACGCCCCATCAAAGGTCTAGCATTAATCATGGGATGCCATGCAGACACGCTGGAACGCGAAGAATTTCTTAAAGTCATTCGCTACTTCTTTAAAAAAACAAGCGGTCATATCATCTTCTACCCGGTAGCACCAGAAACACGCGATTCACGCGGAACAAAAATTTCATGGAACGTTGAACAGATAACAAACTCCGTAAAAAACATGAAAATGAAAGCCCGCGCTTCAAAAAGCTTTGAAGACGCTTTTTCATATGCAATAAAACATGCGGATGAACGGAATGGATTGATCGTTATTTCTGGCTCTAATATGGCTCTGCGCGAATATTGGAACTATAGAACCGCACGCGACGCGTAACTCATGATATACCCTCTCTTCATCTCGAGTGTCAGCGGCATCGTTTATGGTTGGTGGTATACACGTATCTTTATTGCTAGACACAAGAGATTTACTATCGGAGCATTAATCCCAATCTTATTGCTTGCCGGGATCTTATACCTTTTATTGCTCTCTGGAACGAAGAATCTTATACTCTTTGCTGTAACGTTTTTTATGACCTTTTGGGTAATAATCTTAAAGAAGGCATAGGAATGCGATGGAAGGTCTTCAGATCCTAACATATAATCGCTGGTACCCACTTAGATTTCTTGGGTTTACCGATCCTTTTTGGAGCGTACACGAAGAGACCATCCTGGCAACATGGATCGTGCTTGGCATCTTACTATTCACAAGTATCCTTATTCATATAGGCGTTAAAAAGAATCATCCTTATCTACGTTACCTAGCTATGGAGTACGTACGTTTCTTCAAAGGAACCTACACTGAAGCGACCGGGCTATATAACTATAACAATATCGTTTTTTTGATTGCGTTATTTAGCTTTATCATGCTATGTAACATTGCCGCCGCATTCATTCCGTGGATTGAAGAGCCTACAAGCGATGTCAATACAACGCTTGCATTTGGCATTACATCATTCTTATATGTGCAAGGCGCAAGTATTACAGCTATCGGCATTCGAGCCTATGTTAAAGAGTACTTCACTCCGGTCTTTCTTTTTCCGCTACATGTCGTTGGTAAACTGGTTACGATTGTTTCACTATCATTTCGTTTATTCGGTAACATTTTTGGAGGCTCTGTCATTACAAAGATTTATAATGCCATGAAGCTTAATTCCTTTATTGGTGAAATGATCGGTATGATGATCGGAACAAACCTTGTAGTAACTTACTTTTTTGGTATCTTCGAGGGGCTCATTCAGGCATATGTCTTTTGTACGCTTACATTGACGTATCTTGCTATGGGCGTACAGCACAATGATGAATCCTCCGGAGAGACTGTATGACATATGCCCCCTACCTGTTAACGGTTCTTGTTATTGTTCTACCTCTTCTTTTTGCAGTCATCGGAACATCGCTTGGTCAGGGATTCAGTGCCTACTGGAGTCTCAGAGCAACCAATATTCAGCCGGCATCACAACCAGAGATTGCACGCATTAATCTACTTGGATCAGCGCTCCTGGAAAGCTCTCTTGTTCTTGGTTTACTTCCAAGCATCTTTCTTATCTTTGATCAAACTAAGACCACTCCAGAGTTTTATCCAAGTATCGCGCGACTAGGAATTTTATTTAGTTCAGGACTTGTCTGCATGATTGCTCCGGCTGTTTCATGGCGCAGCATCAAAAAAGCTTGTCTTGCTGCGTCACGACAACCTTTTTTTGGCACCAAAATTTTTCAGCTTCTTCTGCTTACCATGGCACTATTACAAACACCGGTCTTTTTGAGTTTTATGATTACGTTCTTCGCTCGCCACCGAGCACTTACAATTACAACATTAGGCGAATGTTTGCAGATACTAGCTAGTGGAATAGCGGTAGGGCTCGGTAGCATCGGCCCTATGATTGGACTCGCACATGTTATTAGAAGTGCCATTCAAGGAGTTGGAAGAAATCGTTCTGCACTTGAAGGACTACGTACATTTACCTTTTTGAGTGAGGGTCTTTTGGGCACACCAATCGCATTCTCATTTATTACAGCATTACTTATCCTGCTACGCACCACTACAAATCCATCACTACTACAAGGCATATTATTTATGAGTGCAGCGTTAACCATTGGACTTGGAACGATGCTACCTGGCATTGCATCGGGGCGCGTAGCATCAACTGCATGTAAAGAAATTGCGCATGATCCAGCAAATCTTACACCAATCCGTACCGCTAGCTTCTTAAGCCAAATCTTTCTAGAATCTCTTACGGTATATGCATTTTTAGTTACACTAATTCTGCTTTTTTTTGCATGAGATACGCACATGTCACTTAATGTTTTATACATCGTCACCAAACTCGAACTCGGCGGCGCACAAAAAGTATGCCTCTCCTTATTTGATGGCATTCGCACACGTGGCGGAACAAGCTTCTTAATCTCAGGAGCCGAAGGAACGCTTGCGCCTGCAATGCAGGGGCAACCGAACGTCATATTATTGGACAGCTTTAAGCGTGAATTTTCACTATCGTGCATTTGGACAGAATTCAAAAATTTCGTCTCACTTATACGCACGATTAGGAGTCTAAAAAAGAAAAATCCCAACCTTATTGTGCACACGCATAGTACCAAAGCGGGACTTGTTGGTCGCTGGGCAGCACTATTTGCCGGTGTTTCACATCGCGTTCATACCGTGCATGGTTACGGATTTCATCCATATCAATCACACTTCTTTTGGTTTGTAACGTTCTTTCTTGAGTGGGTTACCTGTCTTATCACGACACACTATATCTGTGTTTCATCTGCAGATGCACGCATTGGCATCAAGCGATTCCCTCGATTTTCAAAAAAATACTCAATCATCCGCGCTGCCATTGATTGGGAACAATTTTATATTCCTGCACATGCAGCTCCAGTATTTCCAGAACAGCATGAACCATTTATTTTTGGAACGGTATCCTGTTTTAAAGAACAAAAAAATCTCTTCGATCTTTTAAAAGCATTTGACTGGGTTCATAGACGTAACGCACAAACTAGACTCGAATTGGTCGGGGATGGCCATCTAAGGCCTGATATAGAAGAATGGATTAAAGAACACAATTTGCGCGATGCTATTACACTTCATGGATGGCAAGATCATGTTGCACCCTTTATGATGAATTGGCACGCATTTACCCTCAGTTCGCTTTGGGAAGGATTGCCATGTGCATCAGTCGAGGCACGACTGCTTCGTCTTCCTGTTTTAAGCTACAACACAGGTGGCATCAGCGACATAATCAAACATGGTAAAAATGGTTTTTTATAT
Protein-coding regions in this window:
- a CDS encoding prepilin-type N-terminal cleavage/methylation domain-containing protein, with protein sequence MSKKQGFSLLELMVVVAIVALLSMIATPSFMRYLAKAKRAEAFMNLGSLYTAEKVYWAEHGIFTDKLCGSCGAGWKPEGYSGGGEKERFYYSYGFCHGKEGEQFFTGKLGAHLSEIKQSRLNPQSF
- a CDS encoding L-threonylcarbamoyladenylate synthase, yielding MNSKMLHWNNVRDWQTVASLLKQDKVLVGASDTVIGLLAPVTKKGFERLNHIKQRSGKPYLILVDSPKQAYAFARPHLPRSVQALIDRAWPGPVTLIIPAHDSLESFITSDLHAVAVRIPNHEGLRAVAKHFRGLFSTSANRAGDFVPTQIKDLNPEIVQEAAALIDGPIGDAFKKPSTILDCSGSKIKVVRQGAYPIEELEKIAGVMFVG
- a CDS encoding F0F1 ATP synthase subunit A, producing MEGLQILTYNRWYPLRFLGFTDPFWSVHEETILATWIVLGILLFTSILIHIGVKKNHPYLRYLAMEYVRFFKGTYTEATGLYNYNNIVFLIALFSFIMLCNIAAAFIPWIEEPTSDVNTTLAFGITSFLYVQGASITAIGIRAYVKEYFTPVFLFPLHVVGKLVTIVSLSFRLFGNIFGGSVITKIYNAMKLNSFIGEMIGMMIGTNLVVTYFFGIFEGLIQAYVFCTLTLTYLAMGVQHNDESSGETV
- a CDS encoding glycosyltransferase, with product MSLNVLYIVTKLELGGAQKVCLSLFDGIRTRGGTSFLISGAEGTLAPAMQGQPNVILLDSFKREFSLSCIWTEFKNFVSLIRTIRSLKKKNPNLIVHTHSTKAGLVGRWAALFAGVSHRVHTVHGYGFHPYQSHFFWFVTFFLEWVTCLITTHYICVSSADARIGIKRFPRFSKKYSIIRAAIDWEQFYIPAHAAPVFPEQHEPFIFGTVSCFKEQKNLFDLLKAFDWVHRRNAQTRLELVGDGHLRPDIEEWIKEHNLRDAITLHGWQDHVAPFMMNWHAFTLSSLWEGLPCASVEARLLRLPVLSYNTGGISDIIKHGKNGFLYPQQDWQALAHGMLELTQKKELIRALTMYQEDLSDFNNEVMVQKHISLYTTLATQE